One genomic segment of uncultured Desulfobacter sp. includes these proteins:
- a CDS encoding peptidylprolyl isomerase — protein MADLTAVMETSKGTINITLFADKTPYTVGNFVNLAKREYYNGLTFHRVISDFMIQGGCPYGNGMGGPGYEFEDEFKKDLKHDKPGILSMANAGPGTNGSQFFITHVPTPHLDGMHTVFGAVVSQEDQDVVNSITQGDTIESITIKGNVGSVFKKVKSKLDEWNKTLNKSFPKLPKA, from the coding sequence ATGGCAGATTTAACAGCAGTTATGGAAACTTCAAAAGGCACGATTAATATTACGCTTTTTGCAGACAAGACCCCGTATACCGTGGGAAATTTTGTAAACCTTGCCAAACGGGAATATTATAACGGCTTAACCTTTCATCGTGTAATTTCGGATTTCATGATCCAGGGCGGATGTCCTTACGGCAATGGTATGGGCGGCCCGGGTTACGAATTTGAAGATGAATTTAAAAAAGATCTTAAACATGACAAGCCCGGCATCCTGTCAATGGCCAATGCCGGCCCCGGGACGAACGGCAGCCAGTTTTTTATTACCCATGTACCCACACCCCACCTCGATGGTATGCACACGGTATTTGGGGCCGTTGTCAGCCAGGAAGACCAGGACGTGGTCAATAGTATTACCCAGGGAGATACCATTGAAAGTATCACCATCAAAGGCAATGTGGGTTCTGTCTTCAAAAAGGTTAAATCCAAACTGGATGAGTGGAATAAAACTTTGAATAAGTCCTTTCCCAAACTTCCCAAAGCTTAG
- a CDS encoding NADH:ubiquinone reductase (Na(+)-transporting) subunit B, translating into MKNPLKKFFDDTKPLFTGDGKYKKYEPIWDATKTFFFLPSVKTRVMPFVRDHLDLKRYMSMVILALLPVTFFGIYNTGYQAGIGAGESWSVIRCFLVGAWYVLPIIMVSYVVGFAWEFLFAVVRRHNISEGFLVTGLLFPLTLPPTIPLWQVALGISFGVVIGKEVFGGTGRNILNPALTGRAFLFFSYPVSMSGDVWVAGKHLVDGVTGATALSVTGTGGQSITAALRDAGYSLGQLFTGFVPGSVGETSALCCLIGAAILMVTRIANYRIIIGGIAGFVITTIIVYLIPGGQDSWSNAGPLYHLCAGGFLFGITFMATDPVSAPGTNPGRWIFGSAIGFLTVIIRVGNPAFMEGVMLAILFMNVFAPLLDHLVLKYKSSKRIPNV; encoded by the coding sequence ATGAAAAATCCTTTAAAAAAATTTTTTGATGATACAAAGCCGTTGTTTACCGGGGATGGCAAGTATAAAAAGTATGAACCTATCTGGGACGCCACAAAAACGTTTTTCTTTCTGCCTTCGGTGAAGACCCGTGTCATGCCCTTTGTCCGGGATCATTTGGATCTGAAACGCTACATGAGCATGGTGATCCTGGCGCTTTTGCCGGTGACCTTTTTCGGGATATACAACACCGGATATCAGGCCGGCATCGGGGCCGGGGAATCCTGGTCCGTGATCCGATGTTTTCTTGTTGGCGCCTGGTATGTGCTGCCCATAATCATGGTCTCCTATGTGGTGGGTTTTGCCTGGGAGTTTCTTTTTGCCGTGGTGCGGAGGCATAATATATCCGAAGGATTTCTTGTTACCGGGCTGCTTTTTCCCTTGACCCTGCCCCCGACCATCCCTTTGTGGCAGGTGGCCCTTGGCATCTCCTTTGGGGTGGTCATCGGCAAGGAGGTGTTTGGCGGAACGGGCCGCAATATCCTTAACCCGGCACTGACCGGTCGGGCCTTTCTGTTTTTCTCCTACCCGGTCTCCATGTCCGGGGATGTCTGGGTGGCGGGCAAACATCTGGTGGACGGCGTGACCGGGGCCACGGCGCTTTCCGTGACAGGCACCGGGGGGCAGTCTATCACCGCAGCCCTGCGTGATGCAGGGTATTCTTTGGGGCAGCTTTTCACAGGCTTTGTGCCGGGCAGTGTGGGGGAAACGTCGGCGCTCTGCTGTCTGATCGGTGCCGCCATTCTCATGGTGACCCGCATTGCTAATTACAGGATCATTATCGGCGGCATTGCAGGGTTTGTCATCACCACAATTATCGTTTATCTGATCCCCGGGGGCCAGGACTCCTGGTCTAATGCCGGTCCCCTTTACCATTTGTGTGCCGGCGGCTTTCTGTTCGGCATCACCTTTATGGCTACGGACCCGGTCTCCGCGCCGGGCACCAATCCAGGCCGCTGGATTTTCGGGTCTGCCATTGGTTTTTTAACCGTGATTATCCGGGTGGGCAACCCTGCGTTCATGGAGGGGGTGATGCTGGCCATTCTATTCATGAACGTGTTTGCGCCTTTGCTGGACCACCTGGTACTTAAGTACAAATCGTCAAAAAGGATTCCCAATGTTTGA
- a CDS encoding pancreas/duodenum homeobox protein 1, protein MVQKDFDSILTQEFLDELLPPERSDQFFDALYGDASEGAYDIRLEPISISGSRIVLAFNLQRRPDKCLVCSLTYGLPNVFTRHPLINIKGIIEKIKGAGIPAKNWRLGDTEETSSSLHIIPLYIDLD, encoded by the coding sequence ATGGTTCAAAAAGATTTTGACAGCATACTCACCCAGGAATTTTTAGACGAACTGTTGCCGCCTGAAAGAAGTGATCAATTTTTTGATGCGCTGTATGGTGATGCCTCAGAAGGTGCTTATGACATCAGGCTGGAGCCTATCAGTATTTCCGGCAGCCGGATTGTCCTTGCCTTTAATCTGCAGCGCCGACCGGACAAATGTCTGGTGTGCAGCCTGACATACGGATTGCCCAATGTATTTACCCGGCACCCACTGATCAACATCAAAGGAATAATTGAAAAAATCAAAGGCGCCGGAATTCCGGCGAAAAACTGGCGTTTAGGTGACACCGAGGAAACTTCTTCGTCCCTTCATATCATCCCTTTGTACATTGACCTGGACTGA
- the surE gene encoding 5'/3'-nucleotidase SurE gives MKILVTNDDGYQAPGIQALFNTLKSDHEVTLAAPDSEKSAVGHGITLHTPLKHQKVRLGHGEFGHAVAGNPADCVKLALFDICDQTPDLVISGINAGSNTGLNINYSGTVGAAREAAINRIPAIAVSIQYGDEMDFHGMAAYTASILDKAMALNLPPGVFLNINAPAISFDRIAGTKVTSQADNNLINAFDRRLSPRDLTYYWYAGMEQKVPCEGSDNNALLENFISITPLQCDMTAHAAMDVVAKAGL, from the coding sequence ATGAAAATATTAGTAACAAACGACGACGGTTACCAGGCTCCGGGCATCCAAGCCCTGTTCAATACCTTAAAATCAGACCATGAGGTGACTTTGGCAGCCCCGGACAGTGAAAAAAGTGCCGTGGGGCATGGCATCACTCTGCACACGCCGCTGAAACACCAGAAAGTGCGCCTGGGACACGGCGAGTTTGGGCATGCGGTTGCCGGCAACCCGGCCGACTGCGTCAAACTGGCCCTGTTTGACATCTGCGATCAGACACCGGATCTTGTGATTTCAGGAATTAATGCCGGATCCAACACCGGGTTGAACATCAACTACTCCGGTACCGTAGGCGCGGCCCGGGAAGCAGCCATCAACAGAATTCCCGCCATTGCCGTATCCATCCAGTACGGTGATGAGATGGATTTTCACGGCATGGCAGCCTATACAGCGTCCATTCTGGATAAAGCCATGGCCCTGAATCTTCCCCCGGGAGTTTTCCTGAACATCAATGCACCGGCCATTTCCTTTGACCGGATCGCCGGTACAAAAGTAACGTCCCAGGCAGACAACAACCTGATCAATGCGTTTGACCGCCGCCTGAGTCCCAGGGATCTGACATATTACTGGTACGCCGGCATGGAGCAAAAAGTGCCATGTGAAGGATCTGATAATAATGCGCTGCTTGAAAATTTTATCTCCATCACACCACTGCAGTGCGACATGACCGCCCATGCAGCCATGGATGTGGTTGCAAAGGCCGGCCTTTAA
- a CDS encoding MFS transporter, with amino-acid sequence MTISNKDTAQSSEFQASRVSMIAFAHFVHDLYTSFLAPLLPLIIEKLSITLSQAGLLSTVMQIPSLANPFIGLFADNKGLARWLVILAPTLTAIPMSLICIAPSYNMLLVLAFVAGISVSLFHVPAPVAVARYSGRYKGRGMSFFMVGGEFARTMGPIFAVAAVSVLGLANFHFVLALALATSVLLFITLEPSQEPVKAKRRGSLTDAYKEVRHVLNPLAGVLLARAMMHGSMGMFLTVYVEQATGSLWLGGTALTLYEATGVAGILSAGTLSDRLGRRRVLFWALLVAPVTILIFAKTTGVIQILSLLITGFTVLSTTPVMLALIQENAKESPAAANGLFMMISFALRSLAVVAAGAAADAFGLEMMFIISALAGFTAIPFLIKLKK; translated from the coding sequence ATGACAATATCAAATAAAGACACGGCACAGTCTTCCGAATTTCAAGCGTCCAGGGTCTCCATGATCGCATTTGCCCATTTTGTCCATGATCTTTACACAAGCTTTCTGGCACCCCTGCTGCCCCTGATCATTGAAAAGCTCTCCATTACCCTGAGCCAGGCAGGTCTTTTATCCACGGTCATGCAGATTCCATCCCTGGCCAACCCCTTCATTGGCCTGTTTGCCGACAACAAAGGCCTGGCACGCTGGCTGGTGATCCTGGCCCCGACCCTGACCGCCATTCCCATGAGCCTCATCTGTATTGCCCCATCCTATAATATGCTGCTGGTTCTGGCCTTTGTGGCCGGCATCTCGGTATCCCTTTTCCATGTCCCTGCCCCGGTAGCTGTGGCAAGGTATTCAGGCAGGTACAAAGGCCGGGGCATGAGTTTTTTCATGGTCGGCGGCGAGTTTGCAAGAACAATGGGACCCATCTTTGCCGTGGCTGCGGTATCTGTTTTGGGGCTGGCCAATTTCCATTTTGTTCTGGCCCTGGCTCTGGCCACCTCGGTGCTGTTGTTCATAACCCTGGAACCCTCCCAGGAGCCGGTCAAAGCAAAGCGGCGAGGTTCTTTAACCGATGCCTACAAAGAAGTGCGTCATGTACTCAATCCCCTGGCAGGGGTTCTTTTGGCCCGGGCCATGATGCACGGCTCCATGGGCATGTTTTTAACGGTGTATGTGGAACAGGCCACAGGCTCGTTGTGGCTGGGGGGCACGGCACTGACCCTGTATGAAGCCACAGGTGTTGCCGGCATCCTTTCCGCAGGCACCTTGTCCGACCGCTTAGGGCGGAGACGTGTGCTGTTCTGGGCCTTGCTCGTAGCCCCTGTGACCATCTTAATATTTGCCAAAACCACAGGTGTAATCCAGATACTTTCACTTCTGATAACAGGGTTCACCGTATTGTCAACCACCCCGGTAATGCTGGCCCTGATACAGGAAAATGCCAAGGAAAGTCCCGCAGCCGCCAACGGTCTTTTCATGATGATCTCCTTTGCCTTAAGATCCCTGGCGGTTGTGGCGGCAGGGGCCGCTGCAGACGCATTCGGCCTGGAAATGATGTTTATCATCTCCGCCCTGGCAGGCTTCACGGCAATCCCGTTTCTCATTAAATTAAAAAAATAA
- a CDS encoding FMN-binding protein, which translates to MFEKNSKAHAILFALVLSLVCSLLITAAATGFKDRQQENMALDKKVNLLRAAGLVDAGQSPGEDTINTLYDQHIKEVFLDQRGKVMEREDPDGMHLYFVHAQDAGDDHDFNNISGYIVPINTRGLWGKIHGYLAFENDGQTVSGFSVFSHSETPGLGGEIESAWFQKNFKGKKILNSQDKFVSIGIAKGKAGNLPKDKQENYVDGISGATLTGRYLSEGIKNTLMKYEGVSVTFRQKQLKTETRKR; encoded by the coding sequence ATGTTTGAGAAAAATTCAAAAGCCCATGCCATCCTTTTTGCCCTTGTCCTGTCCCTGGTATGCAGCCTTTTGATTACGGCGGCGGCAACGGGTTTTAAGGACCGGCAGCAAGAAAATATGGCCCTGGACAAAAAAGTGAACCTGTTGCGGGCCGCAGGCCTTGTGGATGCGGGGCAAAGTCCTGGGGAAGACACCATCAACACCCTTTATGATCAGCATATAAAAGAAGTTTTTCTGGACCAACGGGGAAAAGTCATGGAAAGAGAAGACCCTGACGGCATGCATCTGTATTTTGTCCATGCACAGGATGCCGGGGATGACCATGATTTCAATAACATTTCCGGTTATATCGTGCCCATCAATACCCGGGGGCTGTGGGGAAAAATCCATGGCTATCTCGCCTTTGAAAATGACGGGCAGACCGTATCGGGATTTTCCGTGTTCAGCCACTCTGAAACCCCGGGTCTTGGCGGGGAGATCGAAAGCGCTTGGTTCCAGAAGAATTTTAAGGGCAAAAAGATCCTCAATTCCCAGGATAAATTTGTTTCTATAGGCATTGCTAAGGGAAAGGCCGGTAATCTGCCCAAAGATAAACAGGAGAATTATGTGGACGGTATCTCCGGGGCCACCCTGACAGGCAGGTATCTGTCCGAAGGCATTAAAAATACCCTGATGAAGTACGAGGGGGTATCCGTCACCTTCCGGCAGAAACAATTAAAGACTGAAACGCGCAAAAGGTGA
- a CDS encoding Xaa-Pro peptidase family protein, translating into MINKLLPLDLTPETEISRRIQTLKEKMAQAGVDGVFLTHRPDYYYFSGSGQEAWLYVTLKHEPLLFVKRYLPRAVAESPLAQIVPVHSVTEIPQIIKDSHGGFAKTMGIAFDLVPVRDFRFYQSLFFGCNWQDATPLIMSCRAIKSEYELGIMQDVAKISSRVFNFIAENLEPDIRETDLAGRIEAFARTQGHSGHLQTRHYRSVGFTFHIMSGESGGQSGALDSPVCGTGMYTAYPFGAGTRVIEKNDPVLIDLGTMAFGYHMDESRMFVAGKMDSQADAASQAAIDILYHVKDAMKPGVAMKTIFQMSVTLANKLGYGEQFLGLPGLKSKFLGHGIGIELVEDPIISKGRSTELEPGMVFAVEPKLIFKDRFAAGIESVIQITETGSRFLSTVPNKGFMV; encoded by the coding sequence ATGATAAACAAGCTTTTGCCTCTGGATCTGACCCCTGAAACAGAAATCAGCCGGCGGATACAAACCCTGAAAGAGAAAATGGCCCAGGCCGGCGTGGACGGGGTGTTTTTGACCCACAGACCGGATTATTATTACTTCAGCGGCTCGGGCCAGGAGGCCTGGTTATACGTGACTCTGAAACATGAACCCCTTTTATTCGTCAAAAGATACCTTCCCAGGGCGGTTGCCGAAAGCCCGCTGGCCCAAATTGTCCCGGTTCATTCCGTCACGGAAATTCCCCAAATCATCAAGGACAGTCACGGCGGTTTTGCAAAAACCATGGGCATCGCCTTTGACCTTGTTCCGGTCAGGGATTTCAGATTTTATCAATCATTGTTTTTTGGCTGTAACTGGCAGGATGCCACCCCGTTGATCATGTCCTGCCGGGCAATAAAGTCAGAATATGAACTTGGCATTATGCAGGATGTGGCAAAAATATCCAGCCGGGTGTTTAATTTTATTGCCGAGAACCTTGAACCCGACATCCGGGAAACAGATCTGGCCGGCCGCATTGAGGCCTTTGCCAGGACCCAGGGCCATTCGGGCCACCTCCAGACTCGCCATTACAGATCCGTTGGGTTTACCTTCCATATCATGAGCGGTGAAAGCGGGGGGCAGTCAGGGGCTCTTGATTCTCCGGTATGCGGCACCGGTATGTACACCGCCTATCCCTTTGGTGCAGGCACCCGGGTAATTGAAAAAAATGACCCCGTACTCATTGATTTAGGCACCATGGCCTTTGGCTATCACATGGATGAATCCCGGATGTTTGTGGCCGGAAAAATGGACAGCCAGGCAGATGCTGCAAGCCAGGCAGCCATTGACATTCTTTACCATGTCAAGGATGCCATGAAACCTGGTGTTGCCATGAAAACAATTTTTCAGATGTCCGTGACCCTGGCAAACAAGCTGGGATATGGGGAACAATTTTTAGGCCTTCCCGGATTAAAATCCAAATTTTTAGGGCATGGCATTGGTATTGAACTGGTGGAAGACCCCATCATTTCAAAGGGCCGAAGCACTGAGCTTGAACCGGGAATGGTGTTTGCCGTAGAGCCGAAATTGATTTTTAAAGACCGGTTTGCCGCAGGCATAGAAAGCGTGATCCAGATAACGGAAACCGGCAGCCGTTTTCTGAGCACAGTACCCAACAAAGGCTTCATGGTCTAA
- a CDS encoding AEC family transporter, with amino-acid sequence MIIINTLFPLLAMMALGYMLKRQGMTSDEFLKTLDKLVYYIFFPVMLFWKTAKSTGSDTSATELILAVLATVFLASLFSYFYIRKTKMPDKAAGSFFQASFRFNTYIGMATVLTVLGEEGVRLFSILIGILIPVINVLSVAVLIWHSGRTPSVRQRLWLLLRALISNPLIIGCALGLLLSGSGYGLPAFINNFLALVASMTLPLALISMGGTLSSAGISRHWSNALAAAAIKLFIIPVTGYIMLTLFSVSDTAFKTGMIYFCLPTSTAIAVLSAQLNSDVELASTAVMISTVLSFISLSVALIL; translated from the coding sequence ATGATAATAATTAACACACTGTTCCCCCTGCTCGCCATGATGGCATTGGGCTATATGCTCAAGCGCCAGGGCATGACATCGGATGAATTTTTAAAGACCCTTGATAAACTGGTGTACTATATTTTCTTTCCAGTCATGCTTTTCTGGAAAACAGCCAAGTCCACAGGCTCGGACACATCCGCAACCGAACTTATTCTGGCCGTACTTGCAACTGTTTTTCTGGCTTCCCTGTTCTCTTATTTTTACATACGCAAAACAAAAATGCCGGACAAGGCGGCTGGATCGTTTTTCCAGGCCTCGTTCCGATTCAACACCTATATCGGCATGGCCACCGTCCTTACCGTTCTCGGAGAAGAGGGCGTAAGGCTCTTCAGCATCCTTATCGGAATCCTGATTCCTGTCATCAATGTGCTTTCGGTTGCCGTGCTGATCTGGCATTCAGGCCGCACCCCGTCCGTGCGTCAACGCCTATGGCTTTTATTGCGGGCACTGATCTCCAATCCACTGATCATTGGATGTGCCTTGGGTCTGCTTTTATCCGGTTCCGGATATGGCCTGCCCGCATTTATCAATAATTTTCTTGCCCTGGTGGCCTCCATGACGCTGCCCCTTGCTCTGATCTCCATGGGCGGTACCCTCAGTTCTGCCGGCATTTCAAGGCATTGGTCCAATGCCTTGGCTGCGGCGGCCATCAAACTGTTTATCATTCCGGTCACAGGGTATATTATGCTGACATTATTTTCCGTGTCTGATACAGCATTCAAAACAGGCATGATTTATTTTTGCCTGCCTACTTCCACCGCTATTGCCGTTTTGTCAGCCCAGCTGAATTCAGATGTGGAACTGGCATCCACAGCAGTGATGATATCAACAGTACTCTCCTTTATCTCACTGTCTGTGGCGCTGATTTTATAA
- a CDS encoding TetR/AcrR family transcriptional regulator codes for MGRKSISHIRKPEILRHTYKVVEEEGFKGMTIGKIAKRMGVNSGLLIHYFKSKEGLIMEMVDFLYETSMNNYLKELDTLTSSRERMETLLEILFDAGGTWPQRDAVFWSCYAMGFRDEKIRERIQGMMLKFIEFGIEEIAGWEATGLASVENKKKASAKIFALSEGFGIVKNSLDDPELIKEVAEFFKNTTLKILNSKSTSNQVQP; via the coding sequence ATGGGAAGAAAAAGTATATCTCATATCAGAAAACCTGAAATACTGAGACATACCTACAAGGTTGTGGAAGAAGAAGGCTTCAAGGGTATGACCATCGGTAAAATCGCAAAACGCATGGGCGTCAATTCAGGTCTGCTTATTCATTATTTCAAGAGCAAAGAAGGTCTGATCATGGAGATGGTAGATTTCCTCTATGAAACGTCCATGAACAATTATCTCAAGGAATTGGATACACTTACCAGTTCCAGGGAGCGCATGGAGACCCTGCTTGAAATTCTTTTTGACGCCGGCGGCACCTGGCCCCAGCGGGATGCTGTGTTCTGGTCCTGCTATGCCATGGGATTCAGGGATGAAAAAATCAGGGAAAGAATCCAGGGCATGATGCTTAAATTCATTGAATTCGGCATTGAAGAGATCGCAGGCTGGGAAGCGACAGGCCTTGCCAGTGTAGAAAATAAAAAGAAAGCTTCCGCCAAGATTTTTGCCCTGTCAGAGGGCTTCGGTATTGTGAAAAATTCACTGGATGATCCGGAGCTTATTAAGGAGGTTGCCGAATTTTTTAAAAACACAACATTAAAAATTTTAAATTCCAAATCAACATCAAATCAAGTACAGCCCTGA
- a CDS encoding 4Fe-4S dicluster domain-containing protein has translation MKTLKISRGFDLNVAEQPDLSCASLALPSSLGCCAGDIPHIRPKLLVKEGQRVKTGEVLFTDKRDTTIQYVSPGTGQVETVIYGSRRRLMEVVIATESEDEYVEYDPVDLDGIAGMPRDALVTKLKKGGLWQGLRQFPALDFADPDHSPAMSIVAMDGNDLFSPRPDIILKDNIAAFEAGMAVLRRFSHKLTVVCRESSLEGVWKIGRSVAEQITHTAPDIYPAWHPGAALYQIKKQAAENNSWCIRLDHLVMMGRFLLSGRYPVEKIVTITGSGERQSHMRVRQGMPLSALVGKIPGNSTVTTGRFNGRILEKDAHIGFFENTVNIIEAGPGEEMFGFARPGLDKPTLSSTFLSSVFKRPIKMDCTLHGEKRACINCSYCERICPNDLMPAFIMKALHADDLEDALALGLMDCCRCGLCSFVCPSKIELTQILSDAMDAYYKDKE, from the coding sequence ATGAAAACGTTAAAAATTTCCCGGGGGTTTGACCTGAATGTGGCTGAACAGCCTGATTTGAGTTGTGCTAGCCTGGCCCTGCCTTCCAGTCTGGGGTGCTGTGCTGGGGACATACCGCACATTCGACCCAAATTGCTGGTTAAAGAGGGGCAGCGTGTTAAAACCGGCGAAGTGCTGTTCACGGATAAGCGGGATACAACCATTCAATATGTCTCTCCTGGAACCGGTCAGGTGGAAACGGTTATTTACGGGTCCCGGCGACGCTTGATGGAGGTGGTGATCGCAACTGAGTCCGAAGATGAGTATGTTGAATATGATCCGGTTGATTTGGACGGCATTGCCGGTATGCCCCGGGATGCGCTTGTGACGAAACTGAAAAAAGGCGGCCTGTGGCAGGGACTTCGCCAATTTCCGGCCCTGGACTTTGCAGATCCCGATCATTCCCCGGCCATGAGTATTGTGGCCATGGACGGCAATGACCTTTTTTCGCCGCGTCCGGATATCATTCTTAAAGATAACATTGCTGCCTTTGAAGCGGGCATGGCGGTTTTGCGCAGATTTTCACACAAGCTTACCGTGGTCTGCCGGGAAAGCAGCCTGGAAGGCGTCTGGAAGATAGGCCGATCAGTGGCGGAACAGATCACTCATACCGCCCCGGACATCTATCCTGCCTGGCACCCCGGTGCCGCGCTCTATCAGATCAAGAAACAGGCGGCGGAGAACAACTCCTGGTGTATTCGCCTGGATCACCTGGTCATGATGGGCCGTTTTTTACTTTCCGGCCGGTATCCGGTTGAAAAGATCGTTACCATCACCGGGTCCGGGGAGCGGCAGTCCCATATGCGGGTCCGCCAGGGCATGCCTTTGTCTGCCCTGGTCGGGAAAATTCCTGGAAATAGTACCGTCACCACAGGCCGGTTCAACGGGCGTATCCTGGAAAAAGATGCCCATATCGGGTTTTTTGAAAACACGGTCAATATCATTGAGGCCGGGCCCGGGGAGGAGATGTTTGGTTTTGCCCGGCCCGGCCTTGATAAGCCTACGCTCTCGTCCACATTTTTATCTTCCGTGTTCAAGCGTCCGATAAAAATGGACTGCACTCTTCACGGAGAAAAGCGGGCCTGCATCAATTGCTCCTATTGCGAACGGATCTGCCCCAATGATCTTATGCCTGCCTTTATCATGAAAGCGCTGCATGCAGATGACCTTGAAGACGCATTGGCGCTTGGGCTCATGGACTGCTGTAGATGCGGATTATGCTCATTTGTCTGCCCTTCCAAAATTGAACTGACCCAAATACTCTCGGACGCCATGGACGCCTATTACAAGGACAAAGAATGA
- a CDS encoding DUF4438 domain-containing protein, whose amino-acid sequence MLKTNKDKVVEMFLACKPGMPRAGAGWKVDHKGNPFLLPGIGGITLNVQAGDSAFGLAGDHIEPGVSCTANMEKPNEFPNNTLQLFSCVGNQAKIISGDAQGETGVVMGHHGGSEHVIVEFPRKTKEKMSYDDKILIWAKGQGLALTDYPGIKLFNLDPDLLEKMNIIETDAGVLQVPVTTIVPAPCMGSGVGRAHVGAGDYDVMTSDPETVKKYNLDKIRFGDFVALMDHDNSYGRAYVQGAVTIGIVVHSDCLLAGHGPGVATLLTCATPQIEPKIDPSANIADLLGIGSAAADTNNG is encoded by the coding sequence ATGTTAAAAACAAACAAAGATAAAGTAGTTGAAATGTTTCTGGCCTGCAAACCCGGCATGCCCCGGGCAGGGGCCGGTTGGAAAGTGGATCATAAAGGGAATCCCTTTCTTTTGCCCGGCATCGGCGGTATCACTCTCAATGTCCAGGCCGGGGACTCGGCATTTGGCCTGGCCGGCGACCATATCGAACCCGGGGTATCCTGCACGGCCAATATGGAAAAACCCAATGAGTTTCCCAACAATACCCTGCAGCTGTTCTCCTGTGTGGGCAACCAGGCTAAAATCATTTCCGGGGACGCCCAGGGAGAAACCGGTGTAGTCATGGGCCATCACGGCGGCTCCGAACATGTAATTGTGGAGTTTCCCCGAAAAACCAAGGAAAAGATGAGCTATGACGACAAAATCCTGATCTGGGCCAAAGGCCAGGGACTGGCCCTGACCGATTATCCAGGGATCAAACTGTTCAACCTGGACCCGGACCTGCTGGAAAAGATGAATATTATTGAAACCGATGCAGGGGTCCTTCAGGTGCCGGTGACCACTATCGTGCCTGCGCCCTGTATGGGCTCAGGTGTTGGGCGGGCCCATGTGGGGGCAGGTGATTATGATGTGATGACTTCGGATCCCGAGACCGTAAAAAAATACAATCTGGACAAAATCAGGTTCGGAGATTTTGTGGCCCTGATGGACCATGACAATTCCTATGGCAGGGCCTATGTACAGGGGGCGGTCACCATCGGTATTGTGGTGCACTCGGACTGTCTGCTGGCCGGTCATGGTCCCGGCGTCGCCACACTTTTAACTTGTGCAACCCCTCAGATTGAACCTAAAATTGATCCGTCTGCCAATATCGCCGATCTTCTTGGAATCGGCAGTGCGGCCGCGGATACGAATAATGGTTAA